A window of Trueperaceae bacterium genomic DNA:
CTGGCCGCGGAGCTGTTCTCCCGCTGCGGGCCACCTCCGGTCGGCGGCGAGCCGCTGCGGCTGCGCGTGGTCACGCACGCCCCCGACTCGCCGGCGCCCCTGGCGGCGAGGCCCGTGTTCCGCACCCAGGCCCACCTCTTCACCGTCGTCCTGGGAGCGCACGACAGCGCCGCCGCCGACGTCCTGAGCGGCCAGGCCTTCGCCGCCGTGACGCCGCGGCTCGTCGCGGACGGTCCGCGCCTGCAGCAGCAGGTGATCGCGGCGCTGGCGCTGGCGATGCTGGGGCCGGGCCGTGGCTACGTGCCGTTCCACTGCGCCTGCCTCTTCAAGGGCGACCGCGGCGTGCTGCTGCACGGGCCCTCGGGCGCGGGCAAGTCGACCCTCGCCTACGCCGCCGCGCGGCGCGGCTACCGGGTCGTCTCCGACGACTCCGTGCACGTCGGCGGCGACGGCGAGGCCCGCACGTGGGGCCTGCCGTGGCAGCTCCAGCTCCTGCCCGAGGCCGAGCGGTTCTTCCCCGAGCTGGCCCGGCTCGAGCCGCGGCTGCAGGCGAACGGGGAGCACAAGCTCGACCTCGACCTGGAGAGCCTGTTCCCCGGCAGCGTGGGGGCGTCCGGCCCGGTGGGCCCGTCTCTCGTGCTGGCGAGGCGGCCGGGCGGCACTGTCATCGAGCGCCTGCCTGACGCCGAGGCCAAGGCGCTGGTCGAGCCGGCGTGGCCGTGGCAGGTCGGGTGGACCGAGCGGCACGAGGCGCTGCTGGAGGGGCTCCTCGAGCGGGGCGTCTACCGCTTCGCCAGCGGCTCCGAGCCAGACGCGATGGTCGACGCCCTCGACGCCTTCATGGAGGGGCCTTGGGACTGACGGCCCGGGTCGACGGGCGCGCCTCCGCCGAAGCGGCGGCCGCGTCCGGCTGGGCGAGTGCTCCCGCCGCGGAGCGGCTGCGGGTCGCGCGGGCGCTGGTGCCCGTCGTGCTCGGCTGGCTGCGGGAGGGGGACCCCGCCGCGCTCTACGGCGCCCTGGCGGAGATGCCGCCGGACTGGCACCCCGCGCTGCGACGCCTGCTCACCACGCAGGGCCTGGCACCCTTGGTCGCCGACGTGGCAGCAGCGGGTAGTGGCCCGAGCGTCGAGCGCGCCGCCGCGTCCGAGACCGCCGGTTGGCTCGCGACGCAGCTCGAGCAGAACCGCGCCCGCATGGGGGCGTTCGCCGAGGACCTCGGCGCCATCCTGGCGGGCGCCGCCGCCGCCGGCGTGCCGGTCATGCCCCTCAAGGGCGGGCTCCTGGCCTTCACCCGCTACCGCGAGCCCGGCCTGCGCCCGATGGCGGACCTCGACCTGCTCGTCCACGCCGCCGACGAGCCGGGCCTCCACGAAGTCCTCGCGCGCCTCGGCTACGCGCCCGTCGACGCGGCCGTGGCGAGGCACCGCACCTTCGGCCGGCCGGGCGAGAGGGTCGTCGCGCTCGACGGCACTCACCCGGGCAACCCGCGGACGGTGGAGGTCCACACCCGGCTGCAGAAGACGGTGTGGCTGGACCGCGGCGGCGTGGACCTGGCGCCCTCGCTCTGGTCCCATGCTCGCGAGGACGAGGTCCTGGGCCAGCCTGCCGTCGTCCCGTCCGACGCCGCGCTCCTCGACGACCTGGCCTCGCACGCGACCCTGCACCTGGTGCGCGGCGGCGGGATGCTCCTACATTGGCTCGACGTCGCCCGGGTCGCGGCGGGTGTCGGGAGTATCGACGAGGCGCTCTCGGCCTGGACCTACCCCGCCTTGGCGTTGGCCGCCCGCGCGTTCCCCGGCCGCGACCTCTCTGCCAAGGTGGAGGCGCTCGAGCCGCGCGTGGGGAGCGCCCTCGCCCGCCTCGCAGCGCGGGCGCCGTTGGACGACCGGTCGGGCCTCAACCTGGCCGGCGTCGACATCAACGCGCTGCCGTGGCTGGCGTCGCACTGGCTGCGGTGGCGGCCGAACCCCTGGCTGGCTGGCGTGGCGTACCCCCACCTGCCGGCGCCGGTCGCCTACGCCGCCTACCTCGCGGGGGTCGGGGTCAGGGCGGCGCGCAAGGCGGTGCAGCACGCGCTGCGACGCGGCGGGTGAAGGGAGGTGGAGGCGCCTCGGGTCGCCCTGCTGAACCTCGCGCACGACCCGGGCGTGCGCGAGCCGGAGAGCACGCTGCAGGCGTTCCCGGTCCTGACCGAGTTCGCCTCGGGCCTGAGCCGGGCGGGGGCAGCGGTGATCGTCGTCCAACGGCACGCCAGCCGCGCCGAGCTGGCGAGAGACGGCGTGAGCTACGTGTTCGTGGGCGGAGCCGGGCGCGGGCGGCCTCGTTCCGTCGACGCCTGCCTGCCCGTCCTGCGGCGCGTCGCCGGGCTGCGTCCCGACGTCGTGCACGTGCACGGCCTGGTGTTCCCGCTGCCGGTGCGCGCGCTGAGGCGCCTGCTGCCGGAGGCCGCCCTGGTCGTGCAGCACCACGGCGAGGGTCCGTGGCTGGGATGGCGTGGGGCGCTGCAGCGCTGGGGTCTCGCCGCCGCGGACGGGTTCATGTTCACGGCGCGCGGGCTGGCCGAGCCGTGGCGAGCGCGCGGCGTGGTCGGCCCGGCCCAGCCGGTGTTCGAGGTCATGGAGGGGTCCACGGGCCTCGTGCCGGTGCCGCGCGACCAGGCGAGGGGCCGCGTGCCGCTGCCCGGCCGGCCGGCTCTCCTCTGGGTGGGGCGCCTGCATCCGGTCAAGGACCCGCTGACGCTCCTCGAGGGCCTCGAGCTCCTGCTCCACGACTGCCCCGAGGCGCACCTGACGATGGTCTTCGGGGAGGCCGATCAGCTCGGCGAGGTCGAGGCCCGCCTGCGCGCGAGCCGCCGCCTGCGCGACGCGACCACGTTGGTGGGGAGGGTGCCGCACGGCGAGCTGGCCTGGTACTACGCCAGCGCCGACTACTACGTCGCGGCCAGTCGCCGGGAGGGCTCGGGCTTCGCGCTGGCCGAGGCGCTCGGGTCGGGGCTCGTCCCCATCGTCACGGACATCCCGTCGTTCGCGTGGATGACGGACGGCGGACGCCTCGGAGGCCTGTGGCGCCCCGGCGACGCGGCCGACTTCGCGCGCGTGGCCCGCGCCGTGCTCGCCAGACCCCGCGAGGAGCTCTCGCGCGCCGCCGTCGAGCAGTACCGGCGCCGCCTCTCGACCGAGGCGATCGGGCGCGATGCGCTCGCGGTCTACAGGTCGGTGCTGGAGCGTCGCGGGAGCAGGGGTCGGTGACGGCGCGTCCGCCGGAGGGCCCCGACCGCCTCCGCGTGGCACTGGTGGTGCCGGGCGGCGTCGACGAGAGCGGGGAGCGCCGCGTGATCCCGGTCCTCCTCGCGTTCATCGAGCGCCTGTCGCGGCGGCACGAGGTGCGGGTGTACGCCCTGGGCCAGTACGAGGAGCCTCGCGAGTACGGCCTGCTGGGCGCACGGGTCGTCAACCTCGGGCGACCGCGGAGCCTGCGGGCGCTGCCGGGTCGTACCCTGCTCTGGCACTACCTGGCGCTAGGGCGGGCGCTCGGGCGTTGGCGGCCCGACGTCGCCCACGCGTTCTGGGGCACCGACACCGGGTGGCTCGCGACCGCCGTGGCCGGCCGGCTCGGCGCCCCCTCGGTCGTGAGCCTCGCCGGCGGCGAGCTCGTGGGGCTGCCGGAGATCGGCTACGGCGCCCAGCTCTCGCGCCGCACGCGCTTCCTCGTGGCCGGCGCGCTGCGGCGCGCCACCGTGGTCACGTGCGCGAGCGGGCCGATGCTGGAGGCGGTGAAGGCTCATGGCCGCGTCGCGCACCGCGTGACGCTCGGGGTGCCGCTGCCGGACGCCAGCCGGGCCGCGCCGACACGAGGAGCGATCCGCACGGCGCCTGGGGCGCCGTTGCCCCACGCTCCCGAGGTCAGTCGGCCGACGGAGGGAGCGTCCCGCCACGCGCCGCCGCGCCTCCTGTTCGTCGGGACCCTGAACCGGGTCAAGGACCCGTTCACGCTGCTCGCGGCCATGCGGCTGATCGTCGACGACGAGCCGACGGCCCGCCTCGACGTCGTCGGCGAGGACATCCTGGGCGGCGCCGTGCAGCGCCGGGCGGCGGAGCTGGGCCTCGGCGCCAACGTGACCTTCCACGGCTTCCTGACGCAGGCGGAGCTGGCGCCCCTCTACCGGGACGCCGACCTGCTGCTCGTCACGTCGCGCCACGAGGCCGGTCAGGTGGTCTCGCTGGAGGCGGCGGGCTGGGGCGTGCCGAGCGTCGGCTCGCACGTCGGCCACATGGTGGACGGCGCCGGCGTCTGGGCCGAGACCGTCCCGCCGGGCGACGCGCCGGCCCTGGCCGCTGCCGTCCTGTCCCTGCTCCGCGACCCGGAGCGCCGCGCGAGGCTGGGCCGGGCCGCTCGCGAGTGGGCGCGGACGAACGACGCTGACGCCACGGCCGCGCGCTTCGAGGAGCTTTACGCGGAGCTGGTCGGCGCGCATCGCCGCGGAACCGGAGGAACGGGACGCAGGGGCTGGTGAGACCGGCGCTTGCACCCATCGCCCCTCACGGATACGATTTCACCAGCTAGTGATTCACTACTTGGTGAATCACTCTGCGGCGAGACGGAGCGGCCATGGCTAGCGAGCAGCAGAACCCCTTCCGGATTGGCGAGCACGTCTCCGGCTACTCGTTCGCCGACCGCGAGGAGGAGGTCGCGCGCGTCCGCGCGGCGATGCTCTCGGCCTCGTCGCTGCTCGTCTACGGTCCGCGGCGCATGGGCAAGAGCTCGACGATCTTCAACGCCGCCGAGTCGGCGCGCAGCTCGCGGCCGAAGCCGATCGTCGTCACGGCCGACGTCGCCACCGCCACGAACCTCTTCGACGTCTCGGCGCGGCTGCTGCGCTCCCTCTACCTCGAGACGCGCTGGCTGAAGCTGCGCCTCGAGGACCTCCTAGGCGGCCTCGCCCCCCGGGTGACGGTGAAGATCGACGAGCACGGCGGCCCGCCGGCCATCACGTTCGGCATCGACCGGCGCACGGCCAGCGAGGAGGAGCGCCGGCGGGCGTTCGAGGGCGTGTTCGAGCGGCTCAGCTCGGTACGCGAGGGCACCCGCCGACCCGTCGCCGTCGTGCTCGACGAGTTCCAGGCGGTCCGCACGTTCGCCGGCGAGAGCTCGGAGTGGCACCTGCGCGACGTCATGCAGCGCCACGGCGACCTGGCGTTCGTCTGCGCGGGCTCGCAGGAGTCGCTGATCCACGGGATGATCGGCCCCGACCGCGCGTTCTACAAGATGTTCGACCTGCTGCACCTCGGGCCCATCGACGAGGACGTGTTCGCCGACTGGATCGAGGAGCGTCTGGCGCGCGGCAGCGGCGTGGCGCCGGGGGTCGGGCGCGAGGTAGTGCGCCTGGCCGGTCCGCGCACGCAGGACGTGGTCCAGGTCGCCCGCCAGCTCTACTTCCGCGGTCTCGCGGCGGGACGCCGCGTCGAGGTGCCCGACGTGCGGGCGTCGTTCGACGAGGTCGTGCGCAGCGAGACGCCGCTGCTGCGCAGCATCTGGAGCGAGCTCTCGGCGCAGCAGCAGGACGTGCTGCGCGTCGTGGCCCTCGGCGCCGAGCGGCTCTACTCGGCCGAGGTGCGCGACCAGTACGGTCTGCCGGGTGCCTCCTCGGTGCACAAGGCCGTCGAGACGCTCGTGGCGCGCGGCCTGCTGGTGCGACAGGACGAGGGGGTCGCCTTCGACAGCCCGTTCTTCAGGCGCTGGGTGCGCAGCGAGGTGGCGTCCGACCTCGGCTGAGGTCGGCGCGCCCGAGGAGGCCCGTTGAGCCGCTGGGAGACCATCGACACGGCCACCCTGCCCGGCGGCGACGTCATGACGCTGAGCCGGCGCGGCGACGAGTACGCGATCCGCGTGGCGAACGTCGAGCTGATGAACAGCCGCCAGCACGGCTCGGAGGAGGGCCTGGCGACGCTGGCGGTCGCGAGGCTCGCCGTCAAAGGCCGCGCCGAGGTCCTTGTCGGCGGGCTGGGCATGGGCTTCACCCTACGGGCCGTGCTCGACGCGCTGCCGACCACCGCCAGGGTCACGGTGGCCGAGCTGGTGCCCGAGGTCGTCGACTGGAACCGCGCGCACCTCGGCCACCTGGCGGGCGAGCCGCTGGCCGACCCGCGCGTGAGGCTCGTCGTGGGCGACGTAGCCGACGTGCTGCGGAGCGGCGGCGCCCGCTTCGACATGGTCCTCCTCGACACCGACAACGGGCCTGAGGGCACCACGCAGGAGGGCAACGAGCGGCTCTACGCGGCCGCCGGCCTGCGCTCGCTGCACCGCGCCCTGCGGCCCGGCGGGGTGCTGGGCGTGTGGTCGGCGTTCCCCAGCGAGTCGTTCACGAAGCGCCTCGCCGGGGCGGGGTTCGAGGTCGAGGTGAAGCGCGTGCGCTCCCGCGGCAGCAAGGGCCACAGGCACGTGATCTGGCTGGCGCGGAAAGGCCGCGGGCCCTAGGCGCGGAAGGGGCGAGGGCGCCAGGCACGGCAGGGCCAGGGGGGCTAGGCGCGGGAGGGCCGAGGGCGCTTGGGCGCGGAAGGGCCGCGGGTGCCAGCCGCAGAGGGGCGGGGGACGCCAGCCGCCCCGCTCACTCCTCCATGCGCGCCAGCCGCGAGGGCCACCAGATGGCCCGGCCCACGTCCAGCGCCAGCGCCGGCACGAGCAGGGAGCGCACGACGAAGGTGTCGAGCAGGACGCCGAAGGCGACGATGAACGCCAGCTGCGCGAGGAAGAGGATGGGGATCACGGCCAGGGCGGCGAAGGTGGCGGCCAGCACCAGGCCTGCCGAGGTGATCACGCCGCCGGTGACGGCGAGGCCGCGCAGGACGCCCCGCCGCGTGCCCAGCCGCAGCGCCTCCTCGCGCACCCGCGTCATGAGGAAGATGTTGTAGTCGATGCCCAGGGCCACGAGGAACACGAAGCCGTAGAGAGGCACCGCCGGGTCGGCGCCGGGGAAGCCGAGCAGGCCGTCGAAGACGAGCGCGGCCACGCCCATCGTCGCGCCGAAGGACAGCACGGTCGTGAGGATCAGCAGCACGGGCGCCAGCACCGACCGCAGTAGGACCATGAGGATCAGCGTGATCACGGCGAGGACGACCGGGATGATCAGCGTGCGGTCGCGTATGGAAGCCCGGACCGTGTCGATGGCCGTGGCCGTGGCGCCCCCGACGGACGCGTCGCCCTGGAGCGCCGAGGCCAGGTCCGCCCGCAGCCGGCTGACGGTGGCCAGCGCGTCACCGGAGTCGGGCGCGTCCTCCAGCGTGCCCTGGAGCAGTACGTACCCGTCCACCACGGTCGGCTCGGCCGGCGGGGCGCCGGGGCGTCCGGCGGCCAGCCCGTCCTCGCCGACGGCCACCGTGCCGCTGAAGGAGCCCGCGGACGTCACCGCCACGCGCGCGATCCCGGGCGCGTCGAGCATCACGTCGGCGGCGGCCTGCATCTCCTCGGCCGGCGCCAGCACGTAGACGGGGCTGCCCGAGCCGCCGGGGAAGTGCTGTGCCAGCAGGCGCTGGCCGGTGAGCGCCTCCGAGCCGCCGAGGACCAGCTCGGACTGCGGCACGCCGCTCGCCCGTAGCTGGGTGACGCCCACCGTGGCGAGCGCCAGCGCGGCGGCGGTGACCAGCCACACCGAGCGCGGCCGCCGCGCGATGCCTGACGCCAGGCGAGCCCACCAGCCCGCCGGCTCAACGGCACTCCCCAGCTCCGGCCGGTACGCCGGGCGGCGCGGCCAGAACGCCGCTCGACCCAGCGCGTAGAGGACCGCGGGGAGGAACGTGAGGGCCGAGAGCATCGCGAGCAGGATGCCGATGGCCGTCACCGGCCCCAGTGACGAGTTCGAGCGCAGGTCGCTGAGCAGCAGGCAGAGGAGGCCGGCGATGACCGTGCCTCCCGACGCGAGGATCGGCTCCACGGAGCCCCGCACCGCGCGCCGGATCGCCGTCAGGGGCTCTGCGGCGTGGCGGAGCTCCTCCCTGTAGCGCGCCACCAGCAGCAGCGAGTAGTCGGTCGCGGCGCCGATGACGAGGATGAAGAGTATCCCCTGCGTCTGGCCGCTGAGGAGCAGGACACCGGCCCGCGCCAGCCACCACACCGCTAGCAGCGCGGCGCACAGCGCGAAGAGGCTGGCGGACAGCACCGCCAGCGGCAGGAAGACGGAGCGGTAGACGAGCAGCAAGATGCCCGCCACCGCCACCAGGGCCACGACGAGCAGCAGGCCGTCGATGCCGCCGAAGGCCTCGACGAGCGCGGCGCTGAAGCCGGCGGGTCCCGTCACGTGGACGCTCACGCCGGGCGGCAGGCCGCTGGAGAGCTCGCCGCTGAGGCTCGCCACGTGGGCGGCCAGCTCGTCGTCGGCGACGATGGGGACGAACGCCTGCGCCGCCAGCCCGTCCTCCGAGGGGATCGCCGGCGAGGTGCCGCCCGCCACCCCCTCGAGCGACGCCGCGGCGGTCAGGCGGTCGCCGATGGCGGCCAGGTCGTCGGGCGTCAGGGGAGCGTCGGAGGCGAACACGACGACGGCGGGCACCGAGCCCGTCCCGACGAACCCCCCGAGACGCCTCTGGACCGTCGTGGCCTCGGCCGAGTCGGGCAGGTAGGCGGTGGGGTCGTTGCTCGACACCTCGTCCACCCGCCCGAAGTACGGCCCGCCGACGCCGGCGACGGCGAGCCAGGCCGCGATGACCAGGCCGGGCACGAGGATCCTTGGCCAACGCGGCCGCTCCGCCGCAGCGGTGCCGGGAACCGTTCTCGTAGCGCTCACGCCCACCAGTCTGCCGGTGCCAGGTGAGCCGAGGGCTTCGAGGCTTCCCGTGTCCACGCCGACCCCGGGCGCGTTGACAACGTTTGTTGCAGAGGCTTATTGTTCTACAACAGTCCGTGTAACGACCGTTGGTCTGTGAGGGCTCCGGCAGGGGCGTCTCGTACGTCCCCAAGTCTCTCGACGCCGCCTCGGGCGGTAGGAGGTGCGGGATGGGTCAGCGCTCGACGCTGCTCCGCAAGGTACTCACGGTTCTGCTCGTGCTCGGTGGGGCCTCCACCGGCGCCCTGGCGCAGCAGACGCTCTCGTTCACGCTCGACACGACGGAGAACCGTGCCCCAGAGGCCCAGGCCATCGCGGCCATGCTCGCCGAGATCGGGGTGGACGCCCAGGTGCGGGTCTGGCAGTCGGCCGTGCTCGTGGAGGAGATGCAGGCCGGCAACCGCTCGGCCTCGACGGGTGACTGGGGCTCGGCCTACTTCGACCCCTTCGACCTCGGGATCCCCAAGTTCGGCACCCAGGCGAGGGGCAACCGCTCCTTCTACTCGAACCCCGACGTCGACGAGGCCTTCCGCATCGCCTCCACCACCCTCGACGACGAGGCCCGCCGGCAGGCGTACTTCGACGCCCAGCGCATGATCTTCGAGGACGCCCCGTGGATCTTCGGGTACGTCCTGGAGAACATCGAGGCCGCCAGCGACGCGGTGCAGGGCTGGCAGCCCGCCGCCGACAACAGCGAGAGCATGCACGAGGTCTCCGTACAGGGCTCGGACACACTGGTCGTGGGCATGCGCACCGACAACCTGCTCACGTTCGACCCCGCCATGTACCGCAGCCGCGACACCGAGGCCGTGCTGCGCAACATCTTCGACTCCCTCGTGGGCGCCACGCCCGAGGGCCAGGTCGTGCCCATGCTCGCCCGTGAGTGGCGCGCCGTGGACGACACGACCTTCGAGTTCGACCTCGTCGAGGGCGTCACGTTCTCGAACGGCGAGCCCCTCACCGCCGAGGACGTCGTGTTCACCTTCGAGCGCATCATCACCGAGGGCGGCGTGGACGGTCAGACGAGCCCGCGCGCCGGCCTGCTCGGCCCCATCGACAGCGTCGAGGCCGTCGACGACCACACGGTCCGGTTCCACTACCGGGAGACCTTCCCGCAAGGGCTGCTCGAGCAGGCCCTGGTCCACTTCCAGATCGTCCCCAAGGACTACATGGAAGAGGTTGGCGTCGCCGGCTTCACGCAGCAGCCCATAGGGAGCGGGCCGTTCGTGTACGTGGGCGGCAGCCTCGATTCCCAGGTGACGCTGCAGCGGAACGAGAGCTACTGGCAGGGCCCGCCGCCGCTCCAGACGCTCGTCTTCCGCATGATGCCGGAGCCCTCCACGCGCGTGGCCGCGCTCCTCTCCGGCGAGGTCCAGATCATCCAGGAGGTGCCGGGCGACCTCGTCGACCGCATCGACTCGGCGCCTGGCGTGTCGGTCCACACCGCCCCCGGCACGCGCGCATACTTCATCGAGCTGAACGTCTCCAAGCCGCCCTTCGACGACGTCCGCGTGCGGCAGGCCCTCAACTACGCCATCGACTGGGAGAACATCCTCGAGAACATCTACCGCGGCCGCGGCCAGAGGCTCTCGACGGGCTTCCTGCCCTCCGGCTTCGGCTACGACCCGGACCTCCAGCCGTACCCGTACGACCCGGACCGCGCCCGCGAGCTCCTCAGGGAGGCCGGTTACGCCGTCCGCTGAGCTCGCCTGCCCGGCGCGCCGCTAGGCACGGCGTCCTGTGCCGTTGCCCGCCACACACGAGGTGGCGGGCAACGGCTAACCTCGGGCGCGTAGCGCAGTAGCCTCTATCTGGCAAGGACCGGATTTGACCAAGGTCATCAAGCGCCTGGCCGCCGCGATCCCGGTGGCACTCGGGGTGGCGATCGTCGCCTTCCTGTTCCTGCGCTTCCTGCCCGGCGACCCCGTCGAGATCATGCTCGGCGACACGAACGTCGGCCAGCAGCAGATCGACGCCCTGCGCCGCGAGATGAACCTCGACAGGCCGCTGCTCGAGCAGCTCGGCCTGTTCCTCGGCGGGGTGGTGAGGGGCGACCTCGGCTACAGCATCGTCAAGAACCAGCCCGTGGCACGGCTGATCATCGAGACGCTGCCCGCCACTATCGAACTGACGGCCTTCACCATCCTCTTCGCCCTCGTCATCGCGCTGCCCGTAGGCATCGTCAGCGCGCTGCGGGCCGGCTCGCCGCTGGACCGGCTGGTGCTGGGCAGCACCCTCGTGGGCGTGAGCATGCCCGCCTTCTGGTTCGGGCTGCTGCTGATCCTGCTCTTCTCCGTCGAGCTGGGCGTGCTGCCCACGTCCGGCCGCATCGCCGCCGCCACGTTCGTGCCGGAGCGAACGGGCTTCATGCTCGTCGACACCCTCCTGGCCGGCGATTTGCGCGCCTTCGGCGACGCGCTCAGACACCTCGTGCTGCCCGCGGTCACCCTGGGCGTCGTGTTCTCGGTCGTCCTCGCGCGCGTGGTGCGCAGCTCGATGGTCGAGGTCATGGGCCGCGACTACGTCACGACCGCGCGGTCGAAGGGCCTGCGCGAGCGCACCGTCGTCATCAAGCACGCCCTGCGCAACGCGCTCATCCCCGCACTCACCGTCACCGGCCTCCAGATCGGCGAGCTGCTGGGCGGGAACATGATCGTCGAGACGATCTTCTCCTGGCCCGGCCTGGGCCGGCTCGTCGTGAGCTCGATCTTCGCGCGCGACTACGTGGTCGTGCAGGCGGCCGTGATGCTCTACGCCCTCACCTACGTGGGCGTGAACCTCGTCGTGGACGTGCTCTACACCTACCTGAACCCGAGGATCGCCCTGTGAGCCGGCGGTCCTCGGGTCCCGAGGTCTGTGCCGCCGCGCCGGCGGACCGAAGGCGGGGCGCCGCGAA
This region includes:
- a CDS encoding nucleotidyltransferase family protein, whose protein sequence is MGLTARVDGRASAEAAAASGWASAPAAERLRVARALVPVVLGWLREGDPAALYGALAEMPPDWHPALRRLLTTQGLAPLVADVAAAGSGPSVERAAASETAGWLATQLEQNRARMGAFAEDLGAILAGAAAAGVPVMPLKGGLLAFTRYREPGLRPMADLDLLVHAADEPGLHEVLARLGYAPVDAAVARHRTFGRPGERVVALDGTHPGNPRTVEVHTRLQKTVWLDRGGVDLAPSLWSHAREDEVLGQPAVVPSDAALLDDLASHATLHLVRGGGMLLHWLDVARVAAGVGSIDEALSAWTYPALALAARAFPGRDLSAKVEALEPRVGSALARLAARAPLDDRSGLNLAGVDINALPWLASHWLRWRPNPWLAGVAYPHLPAPVAYAAYLAGVGVRAARKAVQHALRRGG
- a CDS encoding glycosyltransferase family 4 protein — protein: MEAPRVALLNLAHDPGVREPESTLQAFPVLTEFASGLSRAGAAVIVVQRHASRAELARDGVSYVFVGGAGRGRPRSVDACLPVLRRVAGLRPDVVHVHGLVFPLPVRALRRLLPEAALVVQHHGEGPWLGWRGALQRWGLAAADGFMFTARGLAEPWRARGVVGPAQPVFEVMEGSTGLVPVPRDQARGRVPLPGRPALLWVGRLHPVKDPLTLLEGLELLLHDCPEAHLTMVFGEADQLGEVEARLRASRRLRDATTLVGRVPHGELAWYYASADYYVAASRREGSGFALAEALGSGLVPIVTDIPSFAWMTDGGRLGGLWRPGDAADFARVARAVLARPREELSRAAVEQYRRRLSTEAIGRDALAVYRSVLERRGSRGR
- a CDS encoding glycosyltransferase family 4 protein, which translates into the protein MTARPPEGPDRLRVALVVPGGVDESGERRVIPVLLAFIERLSRRHEVRVYALGQYEEPREYGLLGARVVNLGRPRSLRALPGRTLLWHYLALGRALGRWRPDVAHAFWGTDTGWLATAVAGRLGAPSVVSLAGGELVGLPEIGYGAQLSRRTRFLVAGALRRATVVTCASGPMLEAVKAHGRVAHRVTLGVPLPDASRAAPTRGAIRTAPGAPLPHAPEVSRPTEGASRHAPPRLLFVGTLNRVKDPFTLLAAMRLIVDDEPTARLDVVGEDILGGAVQRRAAELGLGANVTFHGFLTQAELAPLYRDADLLLVTSRHEAGQVVSLEAAGWGVPSVGSHVGHMVDGAGVWAETVPPGDAPALAAAVLSLLRDPERRARLGRAAREWARTNDADATAARFEELYAELVGAHRRGTGGTGRRGW
- a CDS encoding MMPL family transporter, producing MSATRTVPGTAAAERPRWPRILVPGLVIAAWLAVAGVGGPYFGRVDEVSSNDPTAYLPDSAEATTVQRRLGGFVGTGSVPAVVVFASDAPLTPDDLAAIGDRLTAAASLEGVAGGTSPAIPSEDGLAAQAFVPIVADDELAAHVASLSGELSSGLPPGVSVHVTGPAGFSAALVEAFGGIDGLLLVVALVAVAGILLLVYRSVFLPLAVLSASLFALCAALLAVWWLARAGVLLLSGQTQGILFILVIGAATDYSLLLVARYREELRHAAEPLTAIRRAVRGSVEPILASGGTVIAGLLCLLLSDLRSNSSLGPVTAIGILLAMLSALTFLPAVLYALGRAAFWPRRPAYRPELGSAVEPAGWWARLASGIARRPRSVWLVTAAALALATVGVTQLRASGVPQSELVLGGSEALTGQRLLAQHFPGGSGSPVYVLAPAEEMQAAADVMLDAPGIARVAVTSAGSFSGTVAVGEDGLAAGRPGAPPAEPTVVDGYVLLQGTLEDAPDSGDALATVSRLRADLASALQGDASVGGATATAIDTVRASIRDRTLIIPVVLAVITLILMVLLRSVLAPVLLILTTVLSFGATMGVAALVFDGLLGFPGADPAVPLYGFVFLVALGIDYNIFLMTRVREEALRLGTRRGVLRGLAVTGGVITSAGLVLAATFAALAVIPILFLAQLAFIVAFGVLLDTFVVRSLLVPALALDVGRAIWWPSRLARMEE
- a CDS encoding ABC transporter substrate-binding protein, whose amino-acid sequence is MGQRSTLLRKVLTVLLVLGGASTGALAQQTLSFTLDTTENRAPEAQAIAAMLAEIGVDAQVRVWQSAVLVEEMQAGNRSASTGDWGSAYFDPFDLGIPKFGTQARGNRSFYSNPDVDEAFRIASTTLDDEARRQAYFDAQRMIFEDAPWIFGYVLENIEAASDAVQGWQPAADNSESMHEVSVQGSDTLVVGMRTDNLLTFDPAMYRSRDTEAVLRNIFDSLVGATPEGQVVPMLAREWRAVDDTTFEFDLVEGVTFSNGEPLTAEDVVFTFERIITEGGVDGQTSPRAGLLGPIDSVEAVDDHTVRFHYRETFPQGLLEQALVHFQIVPKDYMEEVGVAGFTQQPIGSGPFVYVGGSLDSQVTLQRNESYWQGPPPLQTLVFRMMPEPSTRVAALLSGEVQIIQEVPGDLVDRIDSAPGVSVHTAPGTRAYFIELNVSKPPFDDVRVRQALNYAIDWENILENIYRGRGQRLSTGFLPSGFGYDPDLQPYPYDPDRARELLREAGYAVR
- a CDS encoding ABC transporter permease, which encodes MTKVIKRLAAAIPVALGVAIVAFLFLRFLPGDPVEIMLGDTNVGQQQIDALRREMNLDRPLLEQLGLFLGGVVRGDLGYSIVKNQPVARLIIETLPATIELTAFTILFALVIALPVGIVSALRAGSPLDRLVLGSTLVGVSMPAFWFGLLLILLFSVELGVLPTSGRIAAATFVPERTGFMLVDTLLAGDLRAFGDALRHLVLPAVTLGVVFSVVLARVVRSSMVEVMGRDYVTTARSKGLRERTVVIKHALRNALIPALTVTGLQIGELLGGNMIVETIFSWPGLGRLVVSSIFARDYVVVQAAVMLYALTYVGVNLVVDVLYTYLNPRIAL